A region of the Columba livia isolate bColLiv1 breed racing homer chromosome 23, bColLiv1.pat.W.v2, whole genome shotgun sequence genome:
gcagcagctgctgcgcgACCACCACGGCAACCTGCAGCGCGTGGCCGACTACTGCGAGAGCAACTACCTGCAGGTGGGGGACGGGGACGGCACGGGACGAGCGGCGGCTCTGGGGCTGGGTGTGATGCTGGGGCAGTGGGGAGCCTGGCTGGgatggggggtcctgggggtgaCTCTGCCCACGGGGATGGGAGCCTGAGCGTCCTTGTCCGTGTCCCACTGCgctctgtgtgctgctgcttgtctttgggctttttctcgtgcctcagtttcccctcttGCTGCACAGCAGCTTTCCTGCTCAGCTCTTGGGTGGGTTTGGGATGAAGGGCAAGTCCTCGGAGGTCTGATGAGAACTGAGacactgtccccagcacagctggtggCACGGCTGGCTATCCCCATGCATGGCCACTGGTGGCATGGCTGGTTGTCCCCATGCGTGACTGGCTGGTGGCACGGCCAGCTGTCCCTATGTGTGGCCACTGGTGGCACAGCCGGTTGTCCCCATGTATGGCCACTGGTGGCGTGGCCGACTGTCCCCATGTGTGACTGACTGGTGTCACAGCCACTGTCCCCAAGGGTGGCAGGAGGCTGAGCTGGGCTCTTGGCTCTGGCACCTGCGGGACCAGCAGCATTTGGGGAGGGATCCCGGGGAACCCCCAGAGCTGGAACAGCCAAGTGCCGCTGCCGTTTGGTGTCTGTCTGTGTGGCTGTGTGTCCTGCTGTGGAGATGGAGGAAGGCTGATGCATTTGGAAAGCAGAAGGAGGCACCTCTGCCCCCGTGTGACCCGGTGGGGACACGGAGCAGCTGGTCCCAGAGCCATTCCCCGCAGGCGAGCGACGCGCGGCGGGCGCTGGAGGAGACGATGGCGCTGAGCACGCAGTCCCTGGCCAGCGTCACCTACCAGGTCAGCAGCCTGGCCAGCACCTTCCTGCGGCTGCTGGACCTGCAGGCGGCCGAGCTGCGCCAGCTGGAGGCCACGGTCAGCTGTGTGGCCCAGGTGGGACCATCGTGGGGTCTGGAGGGGCTGGGGACCCCCTTCCCTGCTCAAAGAGCCCGTCACCCCCAAGCGTCACCTTGCAGGGGGATGCAGGAGCCTGTCCCGGGGTCACCCAGCCCCGTGTCACAGCACGAAATCAGCTTCTGGGTGGCTGAAGCTCACGCATCCCCCCGGCACTGCCCTGGCCCCTGTCCTCTGCTCCAGGATGGGCCAGGTCCCCTATGGTGGCATTGAGGGTGCCACTTGTCCCGCTGTGACAGGGCAGAGCAGGGTCTGTCCCTGCGGTTTTGGCAGAGCCGGGGGGTTCGGGCTCAATCCTGATCCTGATACGGGGCTGGGGTGGGTGGTGGGATGCCGGGGGGTTCAGGCTAAATCCTGATCCTGatatggggctggggagggtggTGGGATGCGGGGGGGCCTGGGAAGGGGCAGTGGGGACAGTGTCACCTCCGCAGAGGGTGGACATGCACAAGGAGAAGGTGTCTCGCCGCGAGATCGGCTCCTTGACCATCAGCAAGACGTTCCCGTCCCACCAGAAGATCGtgcccccccccagccccccctgcCTGGAGCCCTATTACAGGAGGCCCCTCAGCTTCAGCATCCTGGATGACATCGGCCATGGCATGAAGGTCAGCgaggggtgggacactgggtgGGCTTTCtgggtccccagtgtccccagggtggcacTGGTGGGTGCACACGGGGGCTCAGCCCCTCCTTGCTGGAGCACGGGGGTCTGTCCATGTCTGGCAGCCAAGACTCTTCCCCCGAGGCTTCCAGTGTGGGGAGGGGACATGGTCACATGTAgcaaagggaaactgaggcacgcaACGCACAGCAAAGACTGTTGGTGTGGGGAGGGCTAAGCCGCCCTCCCCCCATGGTGCTTCTCCCAGCCCAAAAGCCCCCACAGGAAGGGACCTGTGTGGGGGTTCGGCAGCCTGGGAGGCACCAGCCCTGGGTGAAGCCACCAGGGGGAAGTGACAGTGACGGGGCTGTGGTTCCCACGGTGGCTGGTGCCTCTCGGCCGCCTCCGCACCCAGCGCCGGCGGCTCCTTCCGCTCAGCTGCTCCCACGGGGGTGACGGGGACCTCGGGGTGCTGCTCCcatggggggtgatggggacctCGCAGTGCTGCTCCCACGGGGGTGACAGGGACCTCGGGGTGCTGCTCCcatggggggtgatggggacctCGCAGTGCTGCTCccacgggggtgatggggacctCGGGGTGCTGCTCCCAGAGGGGTGATGGGGATCTCAGGGTGCTGCTCCCACGGGGGGTACAGCCCTCTGGGGTTCAGTGAGTCTGTGGAGTGGCTGTGGCAACCCTGACCCacggtgtccccgtgtcacgTCCCGCAGGACCACAGCACCCAGCTGTCCCGCACCGGCACCCTGGCGCGCAGGGGGACGAAGGTGGCGGCGCAGGCAGGGGGCACCCTGGGGTGAGGCTGCGGGTTGGGGGCTTCGACTGTGTCACCCAGCAGGTGACAAGGGTGGGGACAGAGCCCCCAGCTGCACCTCGGGCTCGCCCGATGCTGCTGCCATGGGGGACCCGTCCCCATAGCTGTGCTGGGGGGGTCAGTGGccactctgtccccaggagaAGTGCCCGTGTCCCCGAGCCCGTCCAGCCGCCCGTGGTGCCCGAGGACAAGCTCTCCAcggcctcctcctcctcctcgctggCATCTGCCAGGTactggggggctctggggggctctgggcagcAGCGGGAGCCGGGGGGTCAGGGCAGATCTGCTGCAAAGGCGTTTTGACAAAAAAGATGGTTTTTGGGAGTGGGAAatctgctgccctgggcagcactTGTCTCTAGAGCAAAATTATCCCCTGATGGAGGGTCCCTGATGGGGAGGGGGTTTGTccagggtggggagggggtttGTTCCGGAGGAGGGGTGTTTGGGgttcacacacagacaccagGATCGGCCCACGTGGTGACCATGGTGAGTGGCCCCTCGTTCTGGTGTGGGACAAGTGTCTGTGTTTCAAGAGTGGGGACAGAGCTGCCCCCACCCTGACACTGCTGCCCCCGCCCCCAGCTCGAGTGTAGCCCCGGCAGCCCCTACTGAAGATGTGCCCCCCCGACCCGGGCCACTGCCACCACCTGTGGCCACCATCCCGCCACCCCCGGCCCTCCCCGGGGACCTGTCCCCCCCGCCACCAGAGGACCTGCCAACCCCACCACCGGGGGACCTGCCCGTGTCCCCGCTGGACCTCATGTCCCCAGGTGAGCACTCAgggacccagagacacccagcGCGTGGGTGAGTGGGGACGGGGAGGTGAGCGGGACACGGGGGTgagtggggacacgggggtgagCGGGACATGGGGGGTGAGCGGGACACGGGGGGTGAGCGGGACACGGGGGGTGAGCGGGACACGGGGGTGAGCGGGACACGGGGGGTGAGCGGGACACGGGGGGTGAGCGGGACACGGGGGGTgagtggggacacgggggtgagTGGGACACGGGGGGTGAGTGGGACACGGCGGTGAGTGGGACACGGGGGGTgagtggggacacgggggtgagTGGGACACGGGGGGGCTGCATGTGGCCCCTGCTCCCCGTGGAACCCGCCGTCCCTCAGCAGTTTTCCCTGATTTTTGCAGCCCCTGATGACCTCGAGCTGCCGCCGCCTCCGGCTTTGCCCGACTTTGAGGATGTGGCGCCACCACCACCCCCCGCTGCAGAGAACCCCCCCTGGGCCCCCGAGAGCTACCTGGAGAAAGGTACAGTGGTCCCCAGACCCCCTGTCCCTTTGCCGTGTTGCTTTTGGCTGAGCCCCCGTCCTGAACCGCGGCACTgggggctcagctctgccctggtgctGGCGGGACTGGGATGGGGCgatgctggggctgctcctgtgcccccagccccacggtcCCTGTCCCCCCGCAGTGGTGGCCCTGTACCCCTACACACGGCAGAAGGACAACGAGCTCTCCTTCCCACCCGGTGCCCTCCTCTTCGTCACCCGCCGCTACTCGGACGGCTGGTGCGAGGGCGTCATGGGCGAGGAAGCGGGTTTCTTCCCCGCCAATTACGTGGAGCCATTCTGAGCCCCAACATCCCGCATCCTCCACATCCCTTATCCCCCATCCCGCATCCCCCACATCCCTTATCCCCCATCCTGCatcccccacatcccccatcCTGCATCCCCCGCATCCCTTATCCCCCATCCTGCATCCCCCACATCCCACATATCCCCCATCCCCCATCCTGCATCCCCCGCATCCCACATCCCCCATCCTGCATCCCCCTCATCCCTTATCCCTCATCCTGCATCCCCTGCATCCCGCATCCCCCATCCCGCATCCCCCATCCTGCGTTCCCCGCATCCCGCAGCCCCATCCTGGGGcacccagcccctctcccctttgccttttcttcacattttgaaGGGCAGCATCCCTGGTGCTGGGAGGTTCAGCACTGGGcactgcagctcctggctgatggggacacagtgggTGGCACCTCGGGCCCCTGGGCTGGTCCTGGTGACCCTCTCAGCCCCACGGGACCAGGAGATGGGGCCACATGCCCACGGGAACCAGGAGAGCAGCAcccaccgtgtccccagggACGTGCCTGCCGTCCCCCCAGCCTGAGCCTCGGAAGGGACAAGGCCaggccctgtccccagcagcggGTCCCCACAGGGTCCCCTGAGCATCGCTTTAGCCTGGCCTGCTTTGCCATCCCACCGAGGAAGAGAAACAACACATTTGTGCAGCTCTGAGCCACTTGACGTCCAGGTTTATGTCCTGGATACAGCTTGTGCACCTATCTGCAATATATAGATCTATAtctatacacatatatatgtattttgttttaattccatGGCTTTAAGTTCCACACAGTTGACCAGGGtccagaggaggaagagcaaaGAGGGGGGAGGTGACAGAGGAGGAACAACTTGGGGCTGCTTTGGTTATTTCCCGCTGCTCAGGTGTGTGTCGGGGTTcctgtggttttgggggggtcccaagCTGCCCTCGGACCTGTAAGGCTGTGGAGAAATCCGGGAGAAGCAGAGAGCAGCCAGGGGGCTCCCGGCAGAGTGCAATTACACAGGGCGATTAATGCTGCGGGGGCCGGGGGGTGATGCTGATACTGAAGAGCCCCAGCGCCTCCCGGGGGTTCAGCACCTCTGGCCCAGGGCAGGGGGTCGGTGTGATCCAGTAAACACGGGGTGACCcgcgggacacggggacattcccctgggagcagcagcagcgggtgGAGGTGGAAGCCAAGGGCCGGTCCCCCCGCATTGCGACACGCTCGCTCTGCTCATGCCCTGGGCGCTACGGGAGGTTTTATTTCCAAGGTACCACCTTCCCAAAGGTTTCCTGTTCCTCGTGTCGTGATATTTCAGAGAATAAAGTCTCAAGGGACAGTTAACCCTGTGGCAAAGGctcagctgctgagctggggctggcGGTGCTCATGGCTTCTAGGGATTGCTCTTGTGAagccaaaagggaaagaaaagaaaatcaaacttaaaaaatatataataaagaaATCACTGTTAGTGTTGCCGCCCTCCGCGGGGCTGACGTCCGAGCTGCATAGAGAAGGCTTTGCCTGGACAGGGATGGAGAATTGGGACCTGGAGAAAGTGCTTCAATCCcggggagcaggagctggggcgGGAGCGCAGCTGGGACGTGGGGCGCAGGATGTGGCCCCGCTCGGCCTGGTCGCTGCTGCCGGCATCCCGGCCCAACCTCAGCCCTTCTTCttgagcagctcctgcaggtACCGGGCGATCTCGGTGGCCGAGTCCCAGGGGACCAGCGTGGCCTGGAACGCGCCCGGCTGcttgtgctgcagctcctgggccagGCGGTGCATGGGGAAGCCCTTCCGCGGGAACGCCACGTCTGCCGCTGTCAGTGCCGCCGCGGGGCAGAAGTCGTTGGCGCCGTCGCCCACGTAGAACACCCGCTGGAACTCCACGTCCTCCTGGGCCCGCTCAGCCAGGTACTCGGTGAGGATTTTGCGTTTGCACATGTTGGCCGGGCAGTCAAGGCACTTGTGGCTGTGGTAGGGCCCCAGGGTGAGGTAGCCCCGCTTGTCAAAGCCCGACGGGTTGCTGAAGATCTTGCGGAAGAGCGAGTAGATCCCGGCTGCCCGCAGGCTGCACTCGATCCCAAACATGTTGGCGTCGGAGATGAGGATGATCTCAAAGAGCTCGTGGTTCTTGGAGAGGAACTGGAAGAGGTCGGGCATGCCGGGGGACAGCGGGATGCTCTCATAGACGGCCTTGAAGTCACCCATCCTGACGCCCTGGTCGCCCAGGTAGCCCAGCACGCGCTGCATGTACTCGTTGTAGTAACCCTCGCGGAAGGTCTGGCGGATCCGCTCCGGCAGCGCCTGCCCCGGCGCCGCCCGCACCACCGACTCGTCGCTGTTCTCGTTGACGATGGTCTCGTCAAAATCAAAGACCAGGAGGTATTTGGGAGGCCGGGGGCTGGCCATCCCCACACCCTGCCAGGGGACGACCAGGCCCAGTTAGCTCAAGGTACTTGGGCACAGCGATGGCGGCAGCAAGGGACACCAAGGGACAGCGACACTTCTTGTCCCCAGGCGGCTCGTTTGCCCGGCTGGGCTTGCAGGGGCtaatcccccttggacagccCTCCCTCCAACCCTCAGCCATTTATCTGCCTATAAAGAGATCAGTTTGTCCCCGCTAATCCATTCCTGTGGTCACTGTGCCGGTGACACCGCACGCATCCTCCCAAGGACAGCACCCGCCCGGCCAGTTCCGCGCAGGGAGGGTCCTCGGGAGGGATTTACCCCTATTTACCCCCAACCAGCTCTGTCCCACCTctgcaaaggggtttgtgtcccTGCAGACCCCTATTGCCGCCAGGACAGAGGAAAACACTTTGCAGGTTGATTTCTGCTCCATCCCCCGGCAGGGACCACAGGCTCCTGAGCCACCTCCTGCCCCGCTCCAAATCCAAATTAAACCCACTTTTGCCTCTTAAAGCCACCAGGACCTCCCACGCTGTCTGCGGCCGGAGGTCGCAGGATGGGGACCTGATCTCTGCTCCTTGCCTCCGAGGACAGAGGGGACAATCCTGTTGGGAGGGGACATGGCGGTGACGATGGCACTGACCTTAAACAGGCATGGCAGCCCCGCGCCCCCGCAGCACCTTCGCATTTTCAGAGCATCCTCGGCTGGTAGCGCGGGGCTGAAGGCAGCTCAGGGCTCTCCCGCCTGCAAACCAGAGACAGGGTTGTTAATGGTTCGGGGTCATTAATGGTTTGGGGGGTCATTAATGGTTTGGGGGGTCATTAATGGTTTGGTCACAGCACGACCGGGTCTGCGTCCTGCCCTGAACTCCCACGCTCAGGACCTTCCGCACCAGGAATGGAGGAATTAGCACCTGGGAGGGGGGAGCGGCAGAGCCCGCTTAATGCCGCTGATCCCGCTTAACTCCCCTGAGCAGCCGGGCTTTGCTGCACGTGAGAGCGGCCAGCGCAACGGCTCGGCACCAAACCCCGGCAACGCACCCCCTGTGCCAAAACTGCCCTGATTTTCTTCCAGTATAATTAGTCTGGGGTGTTTCTTTTAATGCAGTAATTATGCTGGAAGGATGGTGGTTCCCCGGCAGCTCCCAGGAGGATGTTCCCATCTCTGCCCCGGAGCGAAGGCAGAGCCCTGATTACGGCTCCTGATTTTTGCCGACCTCTTGTGGTCCTTGGAGATCAAAGCAAAGAGACGAGAAACCTCAGAATAAACCAACCTGGCAGCCAAGCCCGGCTGGAAACTCCAGCACATGGTTATGGGAGGAACAACTCACTGGGACATGGGGCTGGGAGGAGTTCAATGATGTTTTCTTGTCACCAGCACAAGAATAGGAAGAGTTTTCCAGCTATTTTGGGCACAAATGTGACTCACAGCTCTGTGGAAACCCCAGACCACAGCTGGAAGGTGGACAGTGCACGGGGCTCTCCAAACTAAACTGGCTTGAAATCTTGGAAAAATGGCTTATTGTGAACCAAATTAGTTATTTCTGTGCAGAAGCGTCCACCAAAAGCTGGTGTTTATTTACAGACACCACTTGAAGCCAAATAATGCAACAGCCATCCCAGGAGTGGCTTTAGCCACGATTTTCTGGTCCAAACCAAGAGAAActgaataaa
Encoded here:
- the ABI3 gene encoding ABI gene family member 3 isoform X2; this encodes MYGHWWRGRLSPCVTDWCHSHCPQGWQEAELGSWLWHLRDQQHLGRDPGEPPELEQPSAAAVWCLSVWLCVLLWRWRKADAFGKQKEAPLPPCDPVGTRSSWSQSHSPQASDARRALEETMALSTQSLASVTYQVSSLASTFLRLLDLQAAELRQLEATVSCVAQRVDMHKEKVSRREIGSLTISKTFPSHQKIVPPPSPPCLEPYYRRPLSFSILDDIGHGMKDHSTQLSRTGTLARRGTKVAAQAGGTLGRSARVPEPVQPPVVPEDKLSTASSSSSLASASSSVAPAAPTEDVPPRPGPLPPPVATIPPPPALPGDLSPPPPEDLPTPPPGDLPVSPLDLMSPAPDDLELPPPPALPDFEDVAPPPPPAAENPPWAPESYLEKVVALYPYTRQKDNELSFPPGALLFVTRRYSDGWCEGVMGEEAGFFPANYVEPF
- the ABI3 gene encoding ABI gene family member 3 isoform X3, with product MYGHWWRGRLSPCVTDWCHSHCPQGWQEAELGSWLWHLRDQQHLGRDPGEPPELEQPSAAAVWCLSVWLCVLLWRWRKADAFGKQKEAPLPPCDPVGTRSSWSQSHSPQASDARRALEETMALSTQSLASVTYQVSSLASTFLRLLDLQAAELRQLEATVSCVAQKIVPPPSPPCLEPYYRRPLSFSILDDIGHGMKEKCPCPRARPAARGARGQALHGLLLLLAGICQPLMTSSCRRLRLCPTLRMWRHHHPPLQRTPPGPPRATWRKWWPCTPTHGRRTTSSPSHPVPSSSSPAATRTAGARASWARKRVSSPPITWSHSEPQHPASSTSLIPHPASPTSLIPHPASPTSPILHPPHPLSPILHPPHPTYPPSPILHPPHPTSPILHPPHPLSLILHPLHPASPIPHPPSCVPRIPQPHPGAPSPSPLCLFFTF
- the ABI3 gene encoding ABI gene family member 3 isoform X1, which gives rise to MYGHWWRGRLSPCVTDWCHSHCPQGWQEAELGSWLWHLRDQQHLGRDPGEPPELEQPSAAAVWCLSVWLCVLLWRWRKADAFGKQKEAPLPPCDPVGTRSSWSQSHSPQASDARRALEETMALSTQSLASVTYQVSSLASTFLRLLDLQAAELRQLEATVSCVAQRVDMHKEKVSRREIGSLTISKTFPSHQKIVPPPSPPCLEPYYRRPLSFSILDDIGHGMKEKCPCPRARPAARGARGQALHGLLLLLAGICQPLMTSSCRRLRLCPTLRMWRHHHPPLQRTPPGPPRATWRKWWPCTPTHGRRTTSSPSHPVPSSSSPAATRTAGARASWARKRVSSPPITWSHSEPQHPASSTSLIPHPASPTSLIPHPASPTSPILHPPHPLSPILHPPHPTYPPSPILHPPHPTSPILHPPHPLSLILHPLHPASPIPHPPSCVPRIPQPHPGAPSPSPLCLFFTF
- the ABI3 gene encoding ABI gene family member 3 isoform X5, with translation MAELQRLRQHDIPAGQQLLRDHHGNLQRVADYCESNYLQASDARRALEETMALSTQSLASVTYQVSSLASTFLRLLDLQAAELRQLEATVSCVAQRVDMHKEKVSRREIGSLTISKTFPSHQKIVPPPSPPCLEPYYRRPLSFSILDDIGHGMKEKCPCPRARPAARGARGQALHGLLLLLAGICQPLMTSSCRRLRLCPTLRMWRHHHPPLQRTPPGPPRATWRKWWPCTPTHGRRTTSSPSHPVPSSSSPAATRTAGARASWARKRVSSPPITWSHSEPQHPASSTSLIPHPASPTSLIPHPASPTSPILHPPHPLSPILHPPHPTYPPSPILHPPHPTSPILHPPHPLSLILHPLHPASPIPHPPSCVPRIPQPHPGAPSPSPLCLFFTF
- the PHOSPHO1 gene encoding phosphoethanolamine/phosphocholine phosphatase, with the protein product MRRCCGGAGLPCLFKGVGMASPRPPKYLLVFDFDETIVNENSDESVVRAAPGQALPERIRQTFREGYYNEYMQRVLGYLGDQGVRMGDFKAVYESIPLSPGMPDLFQFLSKNHELFEIILISDANMFGIECSLRAAGIYSLFRKIFSNPSGFDKRGYLTLGPYHSHKCLDCPANMCKRKILTEYLAERAQEDVEFQRVFYVGDGANDFCPAAALTAADVAFPRKGFPMHRLAQELQHKQPGAFQATLVPWDSATEIARYLQELLKKKG
- the ABI3 gene encoding ABI gene family member 3 isoform X6, yielding MAELQRLRQHDIPAGQQLLRDHHGNLQRVADYCESNYLQASDARRALEETMALSTQSLASVTYQVSSLASTFLRLLDLQAAELRQLEATVSCVAQRVDMHKEKVSRREIGSLTISKTFPSHQKIVPPPSPPCLEPYYRRPLSFSILDDIGHGMKDHSTQLSRTGTLARRGTKVAAQAGGTLGRSARVPEPVQPPVVPEDKLSTASSSSSLASASSSVAPAAPTEDVPPRPGPLPPPVATIPPPPALPGDLSPPPPEDLPTPPPGDLPVSPLDLMSPAPDDLELPPPPALPDFEDVAPPPPPAAENPPWAPESYLEKVVALYPYTRQKDNELSFPPGALLFVTRRYSDGWCEGVMGEEAGFFPANYVEPF
- the ABI3 gene encoding ABI gene family member 3 isoform X4 translates to MYGHWWRGRLSPCVTDWCHSHCPQGWQEAELGSWLWHLRDQQHLGRDPGEPPELEQPSAAAVWCLSVWLCVLLWRWRKADAFGKQKEAPLPPCDPVGTRSSWSQSHSPQASDARRALEETMALSTQSLASVTYQVSSLASTFLRLLDLQAAELRQLEATVSCVAQKIVPPPSPPCLEPYYRRPLSFSILDDIGHGMKDHSTQLSRTGTLARRGTKVAAQAGGTLGRSARVPEPVQPPVVPEDKLSTASSSSSLASASSSVAPAAPTEDVPPRPGPLPPPVATIPPPPALPGDLSPPPPEDLPTPPPGDLPVSPLDLMSPAPDDLELPPPPALPDFEDVAPPPPPAAENPPWAPESYLEKVVALYPYTRQKDNELSFPPGALLFVTRRYSDGWCEGVMGEEAGFFPANYVEPF